In Octopus bimaculoides isolate UCB-OBI-ISO-001 chromosome 5, ASM119413v2, whole genome shotgun sequence, a genomic segment contains:
- the LOC106876483 gene encoding uncharacterized protein LOC106876483, producing MALFINRFFCWSLETATFAGYVYALITIFFALILRLLDLGAIGTDFEISKGFHTNWRSHSWESFLSCDVIMVICHIAVMFLSLFMIFLTSRRHFLITLNWTKAFVVIFGCYTFIEFGISIFEFSYYRMYTFRLAYVVFIWLYWVVRTIANITMTVVISSRHTQMINQVEQELRFSGGFKKDYF from the coding sequence ATGGCGCTTTTCATTAATCGTTTCTTCTGTTGGAGTTTAGAGACGGCCACATTCGCTGGTTACGTCTATGCTTTGATAACAATATTTTTCGCTCTAATTTTGCGTCTTCTAGATCTCGGAGCTATTGGCACCGACTTCGAAATTAGCAAAGGTTTTCATACCAATTGGAGGTCACATTCCTGGGAAAGTTTCCTGTCTTGTGATGTCATAATGGTGATATGTCACATTGCCGTAATGTTTCTCAGTTTGTTTATGATCTTCCTCACCTCACGTCGACATTTTCTCATCACCCTCAACTGGACAAAAGCGTTCGTTGTCATCTTTGGTTGTTATACTTTCATCGAATTTGGCATTTCCATTTTTGAGTTCTCTTACTATCGCATGTACACCTTCCGACTGGCCTACGTTGTATTCATTTGGTTGTACTGGGTAGTCAGGACTATAGCAAACATCACAATGACCGTAGTTATTTCTTCAAGACACACTCAGATGATCAACCAAGTCGAACAGGAATTACGCTTCTCTGGAGGATTTAAAAAagattatttctaa